A window of Clavibacter michiganensis contains these coding sequences:
- a CDS encoding alpha/beta fold hydrolase — protein MSTDARAPRTLSEHRPEDAEDLTIEVPAARLSAVRVPARTGDPATAPVALLVPGFTGSKEDFFPVLGPIADRGFTVVAFSQRGQWGSTGPGQAEPPVDASGYELETLGQDVHHVVDALAGRGGSGGRHVATDVTPAAPLGPVHLLGHSFGGVVGLQAVIRDPGRFASYTHWNSGPRSRGERSEQLAAVRASGSAGLWPLWFLPEQLDGEDPEVAWFRTRLFGTASAQLLGALEIMQAQTDRVDDLRATGIPTLVSHGDADDAWPQDWQRDMAERAGARYQVVADAGHSAQVDQPEASADLLAGFWRSAAPAS, from the coding sequence ATGAGCACCGACGCCCGCGCCCCGCGCACCCTGTCCGAGCACCGGCCCGAGGACGCGGAGGACCTCACGATCGAGGTGCCGGCGGCGCGGCTGTCGGCCGTGCGCGTGCCCGCCCGCACCGGGGATCCGGCGACCGCGCCCGTCGCGCTGCTCGTGCCCGGCTTCACGGGATCCAAGGAGGACTTCTTCCCGGTGCTCGGCCCGATCGCCGACCGCGGCTTCACGGTCGTGGCGTTCTCGCAGCGCGGGCAGTGGGGATCCACCGGCCCTGGCCAGGCCGAGCCGCCCGTCGACGCGTCGGGCTACGAGCTGGAGACCCTCGGCCAGGACGTGCACCACGTCGTCGACGCGCTCGCGGGCCGCGGCGGATCCGGCGGCCGTCACGTCGCGACCGACGTGACACCGGCCGCGCCCCTCGGCCCCGTGCACCTCCTCGGCCACAGCTTCGGCGGCGTCGTCGGGCTCCAGGCCGTCATCCGCGACCCCGGCCGCTTCGCCAGCTACACGCACTGGAACTCGGGCCCCCGCAGCCGCGGCGAGCGCTCCGAGCAGCTCGCCGCCGTCCGCGCGTCGGGCAGCGCCGGGCTCTGGCCGCTGTGGTTCCTGCCCGAGCAGCTCGACGGCGAGGACCCCGAGGTCGCGTGGTTCCGCACGCGCCTGTTCGGCACGGCGTCCGCGCAGCTGCTCGGCGCGCTGGAGATCATGCAGGCGCAGACCGACCGCGTCGACGACCTGCGCGCCACCGGGATCCCGACGCTCGTCTCCCACGGCGACGCCGACGACGCCTGGCCGCAGGACTGGCAGCGCGACATGGCCGAGCGCGCGGGCGCCCGCTATCAAGTCGTCGCCGACGCCGGCCACTCGGCCCAGGTCGACCAGCCGGAGGCGAGCGCGGATCTCCTCGCGGGCTTCTGGCGGAGCGCGGCGCCCGCCTCCTGA
- a CDS encoding VOC family protein: protein MPVTGPDFISLQVTDLDASRVFYERFLGLVRSPAGPPHAVVFTTTPIAFALRGVVPGTDIAGTPQPGIGAALWLHATDVQGIHDALVADGHRIVTAPFDGPFGRTFAFADPDGYHVTLHDKA, encoded by the coding sequence ATGCCCGTCACCGGCCCCGACTTCATCTCGCTCCAGGTCACCGACCTCGACGCCTCGCGAGTCTTCTACGAGCGCTTCCTCGGCCTCGTCCGCTCGCCCGCCGGACCCCCGCACGCCGTCGTCTTCACCACGACGCCCATCGCGTTCGCGCTCCGCGGCGTGGTCCCCGGCACCGACATCGCGGGCACCCCGCAGCCCGGCATCGGCGCGGCCCTCTGGCTGCACGCGACGGACGTGCAGGGGATCCACGACGCGCTGGTGGCCGACGGGCACCGCATCGTGACCGCGCCGTTCGACGGCCCGTTCGGCCGCACGTTCGCGTTCGCGGACCCGGACGGCTACCACGTGACGCTGCACGACAAGGCCTGA
- a CDS encoding helix-turn-helix domain-containing protein: MASSDPRRRGAVDPAPSDDDASPATPHRIVCHLDAVLRARGMTLTELSARTGITMANLSILKNDRAKAIRFTTLTLICDATGATPQELFSIRPAR; this comes from the coding sequence ATGGCGTCGTCTGACCCGCGTCGTCGCGGCGCCGTGGATCCGGCCCCCTCCGACGACGACGCCTCCCCCGCCACCCCGCACCGCATCGTCTGCCACCTCGACGCGGTGCTCCGGGCGCGCGGGATGACCCTCACCGAGCTGTCGGCGCGCACGGGGATCACCATGGCCAACCTGTCGATCCTCAAGAACGACCGCGCCAAGGCCATCCGCTTCACCACCCTCACCCTCATCTGCGACGCGACGGGCGCGACCCCGCAGGAGCTGTTCTCGATCCGCCCGGCGCGCTGA
- a CDS encoding adenylosuccinate synthase, translated as MPAVVIIGAQWGDEGKGRATDLLGSRVDYVVKFNGGNNAGHTVVVGDEKYALHLLPSGILTPGVVPVIGNGVVVDIEVLFHELDALAARGVDVSKLRVSANAHVITHYHRTIDKVTERFLGKRQIGTTGRGIGPTYADKINRVGIRIQDLFDENILRQKVEAALDAKNHMLVKIYNRRAISAEEIVESLLSYVERLRPMVGDASLELNAALDAGKTVLFEAGQATMLDIDHGTYPFVTSSSATSGGAATGSGVAPNRLERIIAVVKAYTTRVGAGPFPTELNDESGEYLRAKGFEFGTTTGRPRRCGWYDAPIARYTARINGVTDFVLTKLDVLSGLATIPVCVAYDVDGVRHDEVPVSQSDFHHATPIYEEFPGWQEDITGCRRFEDLPKNAQDYVTAIERMSGARISAIGVGPEREQVVVLHDLLEA; from the coding sequence ATGCCCGCAGTAGTGATCATCGGAGCCCAGTGGGGTGACGAGGGCAAGGGACGCGCGACCGACCTCCTCGGCAGCCGCGTCGACTACGTCGTGAAGTTCAACGGCGGCAACAACGCCGGCCACACGGTCGTCGTCGGCGACGAGAAGTACGCGCTGCACCTGCTGCCGTCGGGCATCCTCACGCCGGGCGTCGTGCCCGTCATCGGCAACGGCGTCGTCGTCGACATCGAGGTGCTGTTCCACGAGCTGGACGCGCTCGCCGCCCGCGGCGTCGACGTCTCGAAGCTCCGCGTGAGCGCCAACGCGCACGTGATCACGCACTACCACCGCACCATCGACAAGGTCACGGAGCGCTTCCTCGGCAAGCGCCAGATCGGCACCACCGGCCGCGGCATCGGGCCCACGTACGCGGACAAGATCAACCGCGTCGGCATCCGGATCCAGGACCTCTTCGACGAGAACATCCTGCGCCAGAAGGTGGAGGCGGCCCTCGACGCCAAGAACCACATGCTCGTGAAGATCTACAACCGCCGCGCCATTTCGGCCGAGGAGATCGTCGAGAGCCTGCTCTCCTACGTGGAGCGCCTGCGCCCGATGGTCGGCGACGCGTCGCTCGAGCTGAACGCCGCGCTCGACGCGGGCAAGACCGTCCTGTTCGAGGCGGGTCAGGCCACCATGCTCGACATCGACCACGGCACGTACCCGTTCGTCACGTCCTCGAGCGCCACGTCCGGCGGCGCGGCCACGGGATCCGGCGTCGCGCCGAACCGCCTCGAGCGGATCATCGCGGTCGTCAAGGCGTACACGACCCGCGTCGGCGCCGGCCCGTTCCCCACGGAGCTGAACGACGAGTCGGGCGAGTACCTGCGCGCCAAGGGCTTCGAGTTCGGCACCACCACCGGCCGCCCGCGCCGCTGCGGCTGGTACGACGCGCCCATCGCGCGCTACACGGCCCGCATCAACGGCGTCACCGACTTCGTGCTCACCAAGCTCGACGTGCTCTCGGGCCTCGCGACCATCCCGGTCTGCGTCGCCTACGATGTCGACGGCGTGCGCCACGACGAGGTGCCCGTCTCGCAGTCCGACTTCCACCACGCGACCCCCATCTACGAGGAGTTCCCGGGCTGGCAGGAGGACATCACCGGCTGCCGCCGCTTCGAGGACCTGCCCAAGAACGCGCAGGACTACGTCACGGCCATCGAGCGCATGAGCGGCGCCCGCATCTCCGCCATCGGCGTGGGCCCGGAGCGCGAGCAGGTCGTCGTGCTGCACGACCTCCTCGAGGCCTGA
- a CDS encoding MarR family winged helix-turn-helix transcriptional regulator encodes MSQGDDGIDLPTSLGYLLKEAASALRAAMEEALRPLGMTITHYSCLELLAQRPGSSNSDLARGAFVTRQSMNVLLQTLERDGIVTRPAGEAVGRVQPTRLTAAGRRQLAKASAAVRAVELRMLADLSDADQEAATRILRGMVRSLRADGA; translated from the coding sequence ATGAGTCAAGGCGACGACGGCATCGACCTCCCGACCTCGCTCGGCTACCTGCTCAAGGAGGCCGCGAGCGCGCTGCGCGCCGCCATGGAGGAGGCCCTGCGCCCGCTCGGCATGACGATCACGCACTACTCGTGCCTGGAGCTCCTCGCGCAGCGGCCCGGATCCTCGAACTCCGACCTCGCCCGCGGCGCCTTCGTGACGCGCCAGTCGATGAACGTTCTCCTGCAGACCCTCGAGCGCGACGGCATCGTCACGCGACCGGCCGGAGAGGCGGTCGGCCGGGTGCAGCCCACGCGGCTCACGGCCGCGGGCCGCCGGCAGCTGGCGAAGGCGAGCGCGGCCGTGCGCGCGGTGGAGCTGCGGATGCTGGCCGACCTCAGCGACGCCGACCAGGAGGCGGCCACGCGGATCCTCCGCGGCATGGTGCGGTCGCTGCGCGCGGACGGCGCGTGA
- a CDS encoding BLUF domain-containing protein, whose amino-acid sequence MLCIVYSSTAERSFDDIDLAQLLAQSRATNEAHGLTGLLVHRQGRFLQLIEGEDADVRERMAAILADDRHGRISTLMEERIAERQFPDWTMGMAKYDARVAERIPGYRDTFDDLQGERPDDAIRPALLELIRWFQEDTGRLS is encoded by the coding sequence ATGCTCTGCATCGTCTACTCCAGCACGGCCGAGCGGTCCTTCGACGACATCGACCTCGCCCAGCTCCTCGCGCAGAGCCGCGCGACCAACGAGGCCCACGGTCTCACCGGCCTGCTCGTCCACCGGCAGGGGCGCTTCCTCCAGCTCATCGAGGGCGAGGACGCCGACGTCCGGGAGCGCATGGCGGCGATCCTCGCCGACGACCGCCACGGTCGCATCTCCACGCTGATGGAGGAGCGCATCGCCGAGCGGCAGTTCCCCGACTGGACGATGGGCATGGCGAAGTACGACGCCCGCGTGGCCGAGCGGATCCCCGGCTACCGCGACACGTTCGACGACCTGCAGGGCGAGCGCCCGGACGACGCCATCCGGCCCGCGCTCCTCGAGCTGATCCGGTGGTTCCAGGAGGACACGGGCCGGCTGTCCTGA